The Dyadobacter sandarakinus DNA window AATTACTGAATACAAATATTACTGGACCTGTACGATCTGATGAAACTTAACAATCAAATTCCAGATTTAAATTAAGTTGATGGGAAATTTCGTACAAATGTTGGCAGCTCCCCATAAGACTTACCACCTACTCGTCATGACTAGTATCAAAAAGTTCGTCTCACAAATGTGAAATCAAAATGTTGACTGAACCTATTTTTTGAGCCAGGTTTCCTAAATCAAAGCATGCAGAGTTTTGAACTTTGAGATAGCTCAGGAAGGTATGAGTTTTGGCAACGGTAAACTCATACTACCCATTCCCTATCTTGAATGTAAGTCTCCTGAAATGACAGGCAATGGATGATAAGGGTTTAGGAACTTGGTTTAACTGAAGTCTTCTTGCAGGTCTTATCGCTAATCACGTCACTTACCAGCACTGAAAGCACAGGTTTCTCTTCCGGTGAGCACTTGACTTTCCAGCAAAATGCTCACCGAATTGCTCACCAATTCGCACAACTTTTTAACATGGAGCGTCAAAAACAATATTGACAGTTAAGTAGTTAAATGCCTTAAAACAGTTATAGCGGAGGAAACGCCTCCGCTATAACTAATTGAATTCTAATCACTTATGCCCCCAGCAGAGAGAGAGGGATTCGAACGATTGACTTAATGTTCTGAGAATCAGACTAATATTTGTTTTCAAGAGTCCCTTCCATGATGAACGAAGCGTCCAAAATTCCGATAAATGCTATTCTTCTAACTAACTGATTATCAATAGCAAACAATTCTCTATGTTTGTAAAGTTAATGACTTGATTTTTGACTTCAAAAAGCCTTGCGTGATTCGTGGAAACTTTTTATTCTATTTGTAAATTATTCATAATCTCATACATCTATTGAATCGGTTTAAGGATGTTCCATTCGCAGAAGTTTGCCAAAGATAATGTTCGCAGATTCCATGGCCAAAGTAATATCTACTACTTTTTCATCGATTTCATACCCACTTGGTAATACAAGAGGTAAATTAATTAATGAGCTCTTGGTACCTATAAAAGATCCATCAAATATAGAAACTTGATCAAACAACGATAATCAACAAAATTAAGTTATGCACGGTGAATTGTACTGATACAAGACAGTGATTAGGTTAGTGCTTACGGATAGTAACGTTACACCACGCCCTAAGAAAGATTGTTAGTGTCAGAATACTTACAAAAGTTGGACTTTGGTAAAACTTGACCGTATTGTGAATTTACAGATTTTAGTATAGGATCTTGCCATCGTAATCTAAGCACTGCGCGTCGTTCATAAAAGCGATTAGACGAGGCTGTTGTAAAAGGATATTGTGCTCATTAAGGAAATGTGGTGGTAAACTGGGAAACTTTCGAGCTGGTAGATATCCTTCACAGATCAAAACTAGATTGCTGGCTAGGAATCAAAAATCTACTGGATTGCAAAATCTTCCTACTCAATGATCAAACTTTATCCCGCTGTAAATTACGACGATACCAGGTCCACGAGAGTTTACCGGTGACGGGATAATTAACTTATTTCCATGTATCCGAATGATTGAGTGTGCCGACAATGGCAAGATGGTGAAGCTGGCCCCAGTATTAAAAGCATTCGCCGGGAGTATGAAAAGGCAGCAAGATGTTTGTGGCATTGCGTGACTGATAGTAACCAATAATTGCGCAGCATAAGCAGCACTTTCACGATTTACCGATTCAACGCAACCGGTAAATAACTTTTCGTGATATATTGGATTACTGACAGCAGTATCAATCTATTTTTCTCTAAATTAACAATTCAAAATAAGGAGCCGCAGCCGCTAAATATTGACACGCACACTTATGCATCTTTCCAAAAAACCTAATCTAATAGGAAGTTTATCCTTCATCATAAGCTAAGTAAAGTTCTCCATCTGACACACTAACATTTTCAAGAGATTACCATTGGTAGGATCAGAATCTATGGAACTTTAAACAGCATAAATATGCTCGGCTCTGAAACTTTGGACGTCGCGATAGGAATCATTTTTGTTTTCCTAATCGTTAGTGTGATATGTTCGGCAATTCGCGAAGGCCTAGAAGGTTGGTTTAAGACACGTGCGGCTTACCTTGAATATGGTATCAGGGAGTTATTGCATGATCCCGATGCGACGGGTCTTGCGAAGCACTTTTTTGAACACCCGCTGATATATAGTTTGTTTGCAAAAAGCTATGCGCCGCAGGACAAAGGCGAAAAGCCGGGTTTGCTGGCCAGCGGCCGGAATCTTCCTTCTTACATTCCTTCTAAAAATTTTGCAAGGGCATTAATGGATATGGCCGCGAGGGGGCCAGAGACAAGCGTAGTAAGCAGTGATCCTAACTCGCCAATACTGTCGCCGCAGAACATCCGGATGAATATCCTCAATCTTGGTAATCCTGGTGTTCAGAGGATATTGCTGATCGCGCTGGATTCTGCGGGCGGCGATTTGAATGTGATGCAGACGAACATAGAAGAATGGTATAACAGTGGTATGGACCGAGTTTCAGGATGGTATAAACGATCTACAGGTTGGGTTCTTTTCTGGATAGGGCTTTTCGTCTCAGTTTCTTTAAATGTCAATATTATTACCGTTGCCAATCATCTTTACCGCGACAAGCCAACACGGCAGGCACTTATAGCGCGGGTGGAAGAAGCAGCTAAAGACCAAACGTATATCAATAAAGGTTATCGGCAAGCTATGAGTGAACTCAATTCACTTTCACTGCCACTTGGGTGGGATCGTGTTGATATCGGTTTTCCTGGTACCGTTCGTAAAAGCTACATTAAAACAGGCGGGATATGGACAAAAGTCGGTGTTAAACGGGGCTGGTGGGACTACGTTGTGCTACCGCTACTGGGCTGGCTCTTAACGGCATTAGCAGTTACAATGGGAGCTCCCTTTTGGTTCGACCTTCTTAACAAATTCATGGTGATCAGGTCGACTGTAAAACCTCATGAGAAGAGTCTGGAAGAGGATTCCGAAGATCGTCAGTTATCCGGCAACGAACGATATCGATCCGAGCCGAAACCGGGTTCAAATCAGGGCACCGGATTAGGTTTTCCAAGATATCCTGATCGCCAGCAAATGATTTCCGTACCTACTCCTCCAGATGATGAGAGTACAATTGATTCGTGCGATGGGCACAACCATGCGTTAACAGTAGCAGAAGTCACAGAGGATTATGATTTACCACAATCACAAGGAGGTGTAGCAAAATGAGCCATTCACTGATCTGGTTACCCGATGTGCTTGCCGCAGCGGACCTTAAAATAGCTTTGGTAGATGGGTGGGAAACCCGTGGTAGTCGTGATGTGGGGAATATCTTCGGTGTGATCTGTCACAATACGGTGGGGCCGAAAACAGGCAACATGCCAAGCCTCAACGTGCTTGTCAATGGTCGGGTTGGCGGAACGCACCCGCTACCAGGACCGCTATCACAATTAGGCTTGGGTCGTGATGGAACTTATTATATCATCTCCGCCGGTAGATGCAATCATGCGGGAAGAGGTATCTGGCAGAATTTTTCCAATGGCAATTCTAATTTCATTGGTATAGAAGCTGAAAACACCGGCGGTGCCGATGACTTCCCTTGGCCAGCAGTGCAATTGGACGCATATCACAGAGGAGTAGCAGCGATATTAAAGCATGTTGGAAAAGGTGCCGAATTCTGTGCAGGGCATAAAGAATACGCCTTACCAAAAGGACGAAAACCTGATCCAAGCCTGGATATGGACATCTTTCGGTCGCACGTGGCTGCAATTCTGAGTGGTAGAGCACCTGCACCCGTACTCATACCAGCAGCAAATACAACCGGTAAGCGGACCATCAGAAGAGGAGGTGACTACCCTGAAAATTTAATTATCGAACTGCAAACGAAACTTGATATAACAGTCGACGGTGATTTTGGACCAAAAACGGAGGCAGCCGCGCGCGCATTTCAATTAAAAAACGGGTTAGTTCCTGATGGCATTGTCGGCCCGAAAACGTGGGCATTACTCGATTCACAGCCCTAAGCACCGCTGATGAGCAAACTATTCTCTTTTAGCCGGACTCAAGTAATTATCATAATCACCGTGTCAGTCATGCTGATCTTGGGCGCAGCGTACATCTTTATATATATCCCAAACCACAAAAGAAGAGTTGAAGAGCTGAGGTTCAGGTGCTTACAAAATGTACAGGCCAATATTAAGGCTAAAAGGGACAATTCGGTTGCACTGCTGAAAAACCTGCTGGTGACCCATATGCTGAACAGAGAAAATTACGACAGGCGTACTCTTCGGAACTACATCTCCGAATACTCCATGGACAATTTCACCTTGATGCAGCCCAGTCCTGCCAAAGGTGTGCCGGGAATTGATACAGAAATCAAAAATATTCCAGACCATACCCTTGAAGCGATTGACGCAAAGTACGCCGACAATGTAATGATTACACTGATTCATGACCAGCTCAATATTTTCCTTACCAAAGGTGAATACAGCATTGGAATGAAATACACCTTGAATCAATTTTTTGGCACGTTGCTGCCTCTTGATACTTATGACCAATACTTGGTGTTGCTCGACACTTCGATCATTTACCAGACGTTTGAGACTGGTATCACTAAAATCCAGGCGGACTCTTTGCCTACTAGACAAGGTGCTTTTTCTAGAGATCAGGTAAAAGATGTAGTCATCGGGGGTACACAATACAAGCTGTTTGCGCAACAGTTGAACCTCGACAAAGCATCGGTGCTCACTGTAATTGGCTTGCTGAAAAAACAGACTTATCAGGAAGAAAAGAATGAGCTACCGGGTAATGTGGTTATTTTTCTGATGATCATTTCAATAACCACAATCCTGATTCTGCCCTGGATCAAATTGTATCAGATAGGCGGACAGGACCGGCTTACCGCTGCGGACGGAATGCTGACGTTCCCAATCGCCATGCTATTTATATCAATTCTCTTCTTCACCTCATTCAAATACAATTTCGGTTTCGGGCGTGCCAGGCCTAATTCTGAGGATAGTAAGAAAAAGCTGGCAGCCGAACTGGAAAGTGCATTTATGAGGGATGTAAAACAAGCCTATAATGACCTGACACTACTGGATAAACGATTTCGCGAATGCAGCAGAAAAGAATCGCTTACCGGCGAAAACGTAATTCCAGGCCTGGGGATGATCAAAAAAATATTCAACGAAAGGAATATCGACAGGGTATTCTGGCTGGACGGTTCAGGTCATGAATTAGCCAGTTGGACATCATTTGCCCAAAATGCCCCAGCAGGTATTTTCTCAAATCGAGAATATTTTAAGAATATCAAAGTTGGCAAACCTTTCTTCCTGAAAAAAGGCGAAAAATCCTCCATGTATCTTGAACCTGTAATTTCCTGGGTTTCAGGAAAATTCGTTTCGGCTATTTCAAAACCGTCCGGCGAAGATACGATTGCAGCAATGTCTTTCAATCTAAAAACTTCAGATCAGTCCATTCTTCCTTCGGGGCTTTCGTATTGCATCATTGACGAAAAAGGCAAAGTGCTCTATCATTCCAATTCTTCAAGAAACCTGAACGAAGATCTGTTCTCTGAATTGACGGAGCCAGAAACGCTGAGATCTTCGGTACTGGCAAGAAGCAATGTGTTTTTCAAGTCCAGCTACCGCGGTAAAAGATATGACATTTATGCAAAATCATTCGATAACCTCCCATTTTATGTCGTTGTTTTCGAGGATACACAAATGAAGGTCAACAGGGATATGAACGTTTCCTACTTCTGCTTTTTCATGCTGCTGGTTTTATTCTTGATCATTATTGTAGAGTTGCTGTTGGTTTTCTTGCTTTCTTATCAGAGTTCTTATTTCAAGAAACATTACTTCGATATTTCATGGATCGGCCCGGACGTACGGTTTCATAACCAATATGTTCTTTCAATTGGTTGGAATATCTTGAATATTCTGCTATTGTGGGTGATTTATAATTATGTTCATTTTCTAGAATTTCTGGCAATCCAGTTAGTATCGGTTACAACCATTGTTCTTTTTTTGAATTATCAATATCAGTTCTTCTACAAGAACAAGCAGGCAGATACTGCGAAATTCAAAACCTGGGTTTCGTGGGCTTTGATCGGCATGATCCTTTTTATCACATTAATTGCCCTGTTTTTCTTACCCAAGTGTCCGGTTTCCCTACTTATATACGAGCTCTGTCTTATTATGCTTATCGGCATTATAAGGGTATCCAGGTACAAGTGGGAGTGGATCCTGGATAAGAGATGGAGGTTCCAACCAGTCAGGGATTTAAGTCACAGTTTTTCCGTCATGGTATTTTCCGCCCTGATTATTACCAGCGGAATTCCGGTTGCTGTGCTTTTTATAGTTTCGAACACCCAGGAGCTTAAAATGTTGGCCAGATATCGGCATAAGCAATTTGCAGATGAGCTCATCAGACAGTACCCGACCCTAGGCTATATGGATGTGCAACCTGCGGCAAAATCCAGTAAAATCAAGATTCCAAATGCGTTTTCTGACGGTAATTGGATTAAAGATGTTGCCATTGTCAACACGTTGAATTTCGAGACATCCCGCGACACGGAATTTGTTGAGAAGGCTCGTTTAGACACTATGTATTATCAGCTCATACCATACCATGCCGATGTAACGCCTAATTTAAGCGAGTTTAACCATTCAAGTTCAACGGGCTATTCCTACTATTATGATGATGGATTAAACATTACCTATTTGCGCTTACAATCCGGAAATTATCTACGCATAACGTCGACCCGCTTGCAATATGAGAACTCACTGGATATTGCAAATAACAAGAAAAACGCGCTTTTGTACTTGTCGGTGTTTGCATTAACTCTCTTCGCTTGTTGGGCCATTCTGCATCAGATTCTAAGAAAATTATTTGCAATGGACTTTCCTGCACAGGATTACTGGAACAAGGTTGATGACCTTATCCTAAGCAAACCGGATCTCAATTCACTGCTTTTTATATTAGGCGCACCTGGTTCGGGGAAAATGAGAGTTATTAAGAAAATGCTGGCTGATAACAAGTTTCCTCGCCTGGTAAAGAAAGAAGATTCTGATGAATTTAAGTCAGTGCCCGTAACTTGCGATGATTATGAGGAGCTGGACTTATTTCAAATCCCGGAAAATTTAGATGACGAGGAAGTAAAGGAGTGGAAGAAAAGTGTTAGCAGAGTTTACCTGTCCGAAAAACCCCTTATCATCGTCAATCACTTTGAGTATGACATTAAAAATCCGGCAACCAACCATTATAAGCTGGAACTTCTTGAAAAGCTGATGCAAAAGAAAGACTCAAAGATTATGATCGTCTCTACGGTTCATCCGATGCATTTTTTAGATTCGCTCAGTAATCAGCTTCAACCCGGGAAACCTAGTGAAAGCCTCACTCAGAATGACCGCGAAAGATGGCAGGTGATTCTCGGACATTTCAGGATTGTTGTTCATCAACTCAAAGTCGGCACATGGGAGGACGCAATAACCTACCCGCAGGGACTTCGGATATTGTCCGAGGAAACGAACCACGGTCACTTTCTGGTTAAAATGCAGGATCCGATCCAAACAGAATTTAAAAAAATGACGGCTCTCACCAATGCGGAAGGAAGCGGGGTGGCGGCAAAAATCGGCATATCTGCGCACTACTTTTATACATATGTATGGCAATCGCTCACAAAAGAAGAGAAATTCCTGCTGTATGATCTGGCCGAAGATGGGCTGATTAATCCGTACGACGATTATAACATTACCATTCTGATCAGTAAAGGGCTGATCATCCGGAAAAACGGGCTATTAAAATTGTTCAATGAGGGGTTCAGAAACTTTATCCTAACGGCTATTGGGAATTCTGAAGTGAGGCTCATCCGAAATCAGATCAGGGAAAGTGGAAACTGGGGTAAGCTGAAAACGCCACTGACCGTAATCGCTGTGGCGGTGCTGGTTTTTCTTTACGCATCTCAAAACGAAGTTTATTCAGAGATAATTAAATACGTCGGGGTCATTACAGTCGTAGTACCAACAGTTTACAAAATATTCGGAGCATTGGAAAGTGTATTTGCAGCAAAGAACTTATTGGGCGATCGAAAAAGTAACACAAGCTAGGTTGATGAAACACCAAACATTTGACACATAGATCGGTCTCATTTTATCGCCTAATTTGTTTCCTCGCAAATGACTTTACCGAATACTCAAATTTTCAGGAAAAGTTAGCTTTACACTTCGTATATATTTAATTTTTAACACTTTAGACTGGCATTTGAATGCCGGTACCACCATACGAAGATCTCACTACATTCTTATCGGAATTACAATGTTAGCTACCTGAAAGGATAACATTAGCTCACATATTACTGGATTTATTGATATGGCGATCGAATTCGAGATATACCCATTTGCGGCACTGGACGGTTTTGCCTGTTCACTTTGGCGACTCAAACGGAGCAGCCCGGCGCTACGTGGGCCGGTATTGCTCGTGCACGGGGCGGGAGTCAGAAGCAACCTGTTCAATCCCCCAACGCGATTCAATCTGTTGTCCGCTCTGGCAGAACAGGGCTATGACGTCTGGCTTAGTAACTGGCGGGGAAGTATCGCGTGCAAAGCCAATGAATGGGACCTTGACCA harbors:
- a CDS encoding peptidoglycan recognition protein family protein: MSHSLIWLPDVLAAADLKIALVDGWETRGSRDVGNIFGVICHNTVGPKTGNMPSLNVLVNGRVGGTHPLPGPLSQLGLGRDGTYYIISAGRCNHAGRGIWQNFSNGNSNFIGIEAENTGGADDFPWPAVQLDAYHRGVAAILKHVGKGAEFCAGHKEYALPKGRKPDPSLDMDIFRSHVAAILSGRAPAPVLIPAANTTGKRTIRRGGDYPENLIIELQTKLDITVDGDFGPKTEAAARAFQLKNGLVPDGIVGPKTWALLDSQP
- a CDS encoding cache domain-containing protein, translated to MSKLFSFSRTQVIIIITVSVMLILGAAYIFIYIPNHKRRVEELRFRCLQNVQANIKAKRDNSVALLKNLLVTHMLNRENYDRRTLRNYISEYSMDNFTLMQPSPAKGVPGIDTEIKNIPDHTLEAIDAKYADNVMITLIHDQLNIFLTKGEYSIGMKYTLNQFFGTLLPLDTYDQYLVLLDTSIIYQTFETGITKIQADSLPTRQGAFSRDQVKDVVIGGTQYKLFAQQLNLDKASVLTVIGLLKKQTYQEEKNELPGNVVIFLMIISITTILILPWIKLYQIGGQDRLTAADGMLTFPIAMLFISILFFTSFKYNFGFGRARPNSEDSKKKLAAELESAFMRDVKQAYNDLTLLDKRFRECSRKESLTGENVIPGLGMIKKIFNERNIDRVFWLDGSGHELASWTSFAQNAPAGIFSNREYFKNIKVGKPFFLKKGEKSSMYLEPVISWVSGKFVSAISKPSGEDTIAAMSFNLKTSDQSILPSGLSYCIIDEKGKVLYHSNSSRNLNEDLFSELTEPETLRSSVLARSNVFFKSSYRGKRYDIYAKSFDNLPFYVVVFEDTQMKVNRDMNVSYFCFFMLLVLFLIIIVELLLVFLLSYQSSYFKKHYFDISWIGPDVRFHNQYVLSIGWNILNILLLWVIYNYVHFLEFLAIQLVSVTTIVLFLNYQYQFFYKNKQADTAKFKTWVSWALIGMILFITLIALFFLPKCPVSLLIYELCLIMLIGIIRVSRYKWEWILDKRWRFQPVRDLSHSFSVMVFSALIITSGIPVAVLFIVSNTQELKMLARYRHKQFADELIRQYPTLGYMDVQPAAKSSKIKIPNAFSDGNWIKDVAIVNTLNFETSRDTEFVEKARLDTMYYQLIPYHADVTPNLSEFNHSSSTGYSYYYDDGLNITYLRLQSGNYLRITSTRLQYENSLDIANNKKNALLYLSVFALTLFACWAILHQILRKLFAMDFPAQDYWNKVDDLILSKPDLNSLLFILGAPGSGKMRVIKKMLADNKFPRLVKKEDSDEFKSVPVTCDDYEELDLFQIPENLDDEEVKEWKKSVSRVYLSEKPLIIVNHFEYDIKNPATNHYKLELLEKLMQKKDSKIMIVSTVHPMHFLDSLSNQLQPGKPSESLTQNDRERWQVILGHFRIVVHQLKVGTWEDAITYPQGLRILSEETNHGHFLVKMQDPIQTEFKKMTALTNAEGSGVAAKIGISAHYFYTYVWQSLTKEEKFLLYDLAEDGLINPYDDYNITILISKGLIIRKNGLLKLFNEGFRNFILTAIGNSEVRLIRNQIRESGNWGKLKTPLTVIAVAVLVFLYASQNEVYSEIIKYVGVITVVVPTVYKIFGALESVFAAKNLLGDRKSNTS